One part of the Bacillus sp. FJAT-45350 genome encodes these proteins:
- a CDS encoding DinB family protein, which translates to MLTAFTFVRNATQHMMKKVKEEQLDVVPENYSNSIRWNLGHILYMADNVLSHHVKYERVVPIQYKELFDMGTSPSNWTDAPPTKEELLTISERQMEAVQTLCKNQSSDTIIATPYEIFGTKFETVSDMVSFILFHEGMHFEKVKMLMKQTK; encoded by the coding sequence ACTGCATTTACATTTGTTCGAAATGCGACACAGCACATGATGAAGAAAGTAAAGGAAGAACAGCTTGACGTTGTACCAGAAAATTATTCGAATTCTATTCGCTGGAATCTTGGTCATATCCTTTATATGGCAGATAACGTCCTTTCTCATCATGTGAAATATGAGCGTGTAGTACCTATTCAATATAAGGAACTATTTGATATGGGAACAAGCCCTTCCAACTGGACTGATGCACCTCCTACAAAAGAAGAACTACTTACTATATCCGAACGGCAGATGGAGGCAGTTCAAACTTTATGTAAAAATCAATCATCAGATACTATCATTGCTACACCTTATGAAATATTTGGGACAAAATTTGAAACAGTATCAGACATGGTTTCCTTCATTTTATTTCACGAAGGAATGCATTTTGAGAAGGTAAAGATGTTAATGAAGCAAACGAAGTAG
- a CDS encoding iron-containing alcohol dehydrogenase produces the protein MYKLYCRIYQLTLRVTAHFLPWRKPELIEGEHSLNKLPTLVKNKGIDNVLIVTDKGITTIGLIDDMLKGLKQTGIDYAIYDHTVPNPTIDNIEDALTLYKSRKCNGIIALGGGSPIDCAKGVGARLARPGKSIHQMKGLLKIRKQLPLLFAVPTTSGTGSEATVAAVISNNATQEKYAINDHVLIPHAAVLDPTLTVKLPSHITSTTGMDALTHAVEAYIGRSNTKETRQCSRETVKLVFTNLYEAYSNGTNIEARKNMQKASYLAGIAFTRAYVGYVHAIAHTLGGFYSIPHGLANAVILPHVLQFYGNSVHKPLAELAELVEVCEHTDPLEQKAKKFIDAIKKLNKEMKIPTTISGIVDDDIPLMVERALQEANPLYPVPKILLRKDMYLLYQKIKD, from the coding sequence ATGTACAAGTTATACTGTAGAATATACCAACTTACACTAAGAGTAACTGCACACTTTTTACCTTGGCGAAAACCAGAGTTAATAGAAGGGGAACATAGCTTGAACAAGCTACCAACCCTCGTAAAAAATAAAGGGATTGATAACGTCTTGATAGTGACAGACAAAGGGATTACTACTATCGGATTAATAGATGACATGCTTAAAGGATTAAAGCAAACGGGCATAGATTATGCTATATACGATCATACTGTTCCAAACCCAACAATAGACAACATTGAGGATGCACTAACTCTCTACAAGTCGAGAAAATGTAACGGGATTATAGCTTTGGGTGGTGGTTCCCCTATCGACTGTGCAAAGGGAGTTGGAGCACGCCTTGCTAGACCCGGTAAAAGCATCCATCAAATGAAGGGGCTTTTAAAGATTAGAAAACAGCTGCCTCTACTTTTTGCAGTACCAACAACATCCGGTACAGGAAGTGAAGCAACCGTTGCAGCTGTAATATCAAACAACGCGACACAGGAAAAGTATGCAATTAATGACCATGTACTCATTCCACATGCTGCTGTGCTTGATCCTACTCTTACCGTAAAGCTCCCCTCACATATTACCTCAACAACAGGGATGGATGCTTTGACACATGCAGTTGAAGCTTATATTGGTAGAAGTAACACAAAGGAAACAAGACAGTGCAGTAGAGAAACAGTAAAGTTAGTTTTTACAAATCTTTACGAGGCCTATTCTAATGGGACCAACATTGAAGCACGGAAAAATATGCAGAAGGCTTCCTACTTAGCAGGTATTGCATTCACTCGTGCCTATGTTGGCTATGTACATGCGATTGCCCATACACTTGGTGGATTCTATTCTATCCCTCATGGACTAGCAAATGCGGTTATTTTGCCTCATGTCCTACAATTCTATGGTAATTCTGTACACAAACCACTTGCAGAACTTGCTGAATTAGTGGAAGTCTGTGAACATACTGATCCACTTGAACAAAAGGCAAAAAAGTTTATTGATGCAATTAAGAAATTGAATAAGGAGATGAAAATCCCTACTACAATCAGTGGCATAGTTGATGACGATATCCCACTAATGGTTGAACGGGCTTTGCAAGAAGCGAACCCTCTTTATCCTGTGCCAAAAATTTTGTTAAGAAAAGATATGTATCTCCTTTATCAGAAGATTAAGGATTAA
- a CDS encoding WG repeat-containing protein produces MKYTRNMSKLLLLLLTSSILFACTDTEQPSEQTDGEIEFEEDDVAVSELPDVEIADVHLFSFKDPKTDLDGYINKEGDIYIPPQYNQAFDFSDGLGKVSSWIDGVAKTGFINENGNFAIEPIYDHAESFSDGLAAVSIFREQQLTGFINTKGELVIEMEGVFQVIDNLSEGVAKVFYSSPEDYTMGFVNKEGEVIVPPTYNVASMKFSDGLGFFADDEKQYYFDYAGNIVLEFDRDILACPFTGGLACMKGDNEKWGYMNKQAEMIIEPQYESAQPFSEGLALIKLNQKWGFINQKGLQVIAPQFDLASSFSEGIAWVEVDGKWGAINREGELVIEPQFEFTLPFEGGLARVFINDKEAFINREGTIVFAIE; encoded by the coding sequence ATGAAATATACTAGGAATATGTCAAAATTACTCTTGTTACTTTTAACTAGTAGTATTTTATTTGCCTGTACAGATACTGAGCAACCTAGCGAGCAAACAGATGGCGAAATTGAATTTGAGGAAGATGATGTAGCAGTTAGTGAATTACCTGACGTTGAAATTGCAGATGTTCATTTATTTAGCTTTAAAGACCCTAAAACTGATTTAGATGGATACATAAATAAGGAAGGAGACATTTATATTCCCCCTCAGTATAATCAAGCTTTTGATTTTTCAGATGGTCTAGGGAAAGTGTCTAGTTGGATAGATGGTGTAGCAAAAACAGGTTTTATTAATGAAAACGGTAATTTTGCTATTGAGCCAATCTACGACCATGCTGAGAGCTTTTCGGATGGATTAGCAGCAGTATCAATTTTTAGAGAACAACAACTAACAGGGTTTATTAACACGAAAGGGGAATTGGTCATTGAAATGGAAGGAGTGTTCCAAGTCATTGATAATTTATCAGAGGGAGTAGCTAAGGTTTTCTACTCAAGTCCAGAAGATTACACAATGGGTTTTGTAAATAAAGAGGGAGAAGTTATCGTTCCTCCTACGTACAATGTGGCTAGTATGAAGTTTTCAGACGGTCTAGGTTTTTTTGCTGATGATGAAAAGCAGTATTACTTTGATTATGCTGGGAATATCGTCCTTGAATTTGATAGAGATATATTAGCTTGTCCTTTTACGGGTGGTTTGGCTTGTATGAAAGGAGATAATGAAAAATGGGGGTATATGAATAAGCAAGCAGAGATGATCATCGAACCTCAATATGAAAGTGCTCAGCCGTTTTCTGAAGGGTTAGCCTTAATAAAACTTAATCAGAAATGGGGATTTATCAATCAAAAGGGACTGCAAGTTATTGCACCTCAATTTGATTTGGCTAGTTCATTTTCAGAAGGTATAGCTTGGGTAGAAGTCGATGGGAAATGGGGGGCGATTAATAGAGAAGGGGAGCTCGTTATTGAGCCTCAATTTGAATTTACCCTCCCATTTGAAGGTGGACTAGCTAGGGTTTTTATTAATGACAAAGAAGCATTTATTAACAGAGAAGGAACGATCGTGTTTGCAATTGAGTAG
- a CDS encoding LysM peptidoglycan-binding domain-containing protein, producing MNNVVQVISKTRKERILEGKRRMAKARNSKVAGYVLAGTVATSALFNLGAEKASAECNNHKYIVQKGDTLYKLANKYDVTVEQLKSVNELQSEFIIAGQSLKVPGTSIYKVKPGDTLSYIARQYNVTVKQIKNVNQLSSDVIKVGQSILVPTIGGTASSTSQKGNLAEEKSSPDIAVRGIIEERITQTRYKVEPGDTLWGIGRQFQMSIDEIKALNKMTSDLVIIGQELVIKQKDLYKTKATVVGAVDSFSVEFVIGGEFTVMQVPFGTASRYEELTGAEIEIVFLKSTRPTLVNFVFSS from the coding sequence GTGAATAATGTAGTACAAGTGATTTCAAAGACAAGAAAAGAACGTATTTTAGAGGGAAAAAGGAGAATGGCTAAAGCCCGTAATAGTAAAGTAGCTGGTTACGTATTAGCAGGGACAGTTGCTACAAGTGCTTTATTTAATTTAGGAGCTGAAAAGGCTTCGGCAGAATGTAATAACCATAAATATATTGTTCAAAAGGGAGATACCTTATATAAATTAGCGAATAAATATGATGTAACAGTAGAACAGTTAAAAAGCGTTAATGAGTTACAATCAGAGTTCATTATAGCTGGTCAAAGTTTAAAAGTACCTGGAACAAGTATATATAAGGTTAAGCCAGGTGATACCCTTTCATACATAGCAAGGCAGTATAATGTCACAGTTAAGCAAATTAAAAATGTGAATCAATTAAGCAGTGATGTAATTAAGGTAGGTCAGAGCATATTAGTACCGACAATTGGTGGCACTGCTTCTAGTACTAGCCAAAAAGGTAATCTAGCAGAAGAGAAAAGTAGTCCTGATATAGCAGTACGAGGAATTATTGAAGAAAGAATAACACAAACACGATATAAGGTTGAACCAGGAGATACTCTATGGGGCATTGGAAGACAGTTTCAGATGTCCATTGATGAAATAAAAGCATTAAATAAAATGACATCGGATTTAGTTATTATCGGACAAGAATTAGTAATTAAGCAAAAAGATTTATACAAAACAAAGGCTACTGTCGTCGGAGCAGTTGATAGCTTTTCTGTAGAATTTGTTATTGGAGGGGAATTCACGGTCATGCAGGTCCCTTTTGGAACAGCCTCACGGTATGAAGAGCTCACAGGTGCTGAAATAGAGATAGTCTTTTTGAAATCCACACGTCCAACACTAGTAAATTTCGTTTTTTCTAGTTAG
- a CDS encoding MBL fold metallo-hydrolase: MKNSNIIFFERTFPSANIVLIKDRLPILIDTGFGSDTKETEQLIRDAGVSPEELHLIVNTHYHSDHVGGNFHFQKNYDIPIAAHKWEAELINSCDSEACSADWLDQPVEPYLVNKKLSDNVEINTGSRTLKVLHTPGHTLGHLALYEPEEKILICGDLFHKDDIGWLNIFREGVSAIQRSLESLERVSKLQIKRAYSGHGSQIENPLAAIDAGRKRFEKWLGMPEKVSWHGCKRIFSFTLMLKDGMAKEEIDNYLLSCGWFQDYARYSFQLQPEEFIKVLIDEMIRSGAASWHNNLLTATAPYKAPKKNWINKNIKPNNWRTQDSFT, from the coding sequence ATGAAAAACTCCAATATTATTTTCTTTGAAAGAACATTCCCAAGTGCAAACATAGTTCTTATTAAGGATCGCCTACCTATTCTAATTGATACTGGTTTTGGGAGTGATACGAAAGAGACAGAGCAATTAATTAGAGACGCAGGTGTATCACCAGAGGAATTGCACCTTATTGTAAACACGCACTACCATAGCGATCACGTAGGTGGAAATTTTCATTTTCAAAAAAATTATGACATTCCAATTGCTGCTCATAAATGGGAAGCCGAATTAATTAATTCTTGCGATTCGGAAGCTTGTAGTGCAGATTGGCTAGATCAGCCTGTGGAACCTTACCTGGTCAATAAAAAGCTCTCAGATAACGTTGAGATTAACACAGGAAGTAGAACGTTAAAAGTCTTGCACACACCAGGACATACACTAGGGCATCTAGCTTTATACGAACCTGAAGAAAAGATATTAATTTGTGGGGATCTCTTTCACAAAGATGATATCGGTTGGTTAAATATCTTTCGAGAAGGTGTTTCTGCTATCCAACGATCGTTAGAAAGTTTAGAGCGGGTGTCCAAGCTTCAGATCAAGCGGGCATATTCAGGACATGGATCTCAAATCGAAAATCCTCTTGCTGCCATTGATGCAGGAAGGAAACGGTTTGAAAAGTGGCTCGGAATGCCAGAAAAAGTTTCATGGCATGGCTGTAAGAGGATCTTTTCATTCACATTAATGTTGAAAGACGGAATGGCAAAAGAAGAAATAGATAATTACCTATTAAGTTGTGGGTGGTTCCAAGATTATGCACGCTACTCTTTTCAGCTTCAACCTGAAGAATTTATTAAAGTTCTAATCGATGAAATGATTCGTTCCGGAGCAGCTAGCTGGCACAACAATCTTTTAACCGCAACCGCTCCATACAAAGCACCAAAAAAGAATTGGATAAATAAAAATATTAAGCCAAATAATTGGAGAACTCAAGACTCTTTCACGTAA
- a CDS encoding hotdog domain-containing protein, with translation MSLKVGDIITFERTFTIRDVELFTEVSGDEGNHHITPDEQGRLVVQGLLTSTLPTKVGGDYNVLARNMNFEFVRPVFTGDTIMCEVTIERYEKIERNRTSIMATFLCRNQNEKEVLKGNFSGVIL, from the coding sequence ATGTCATTAAAGGTTGGCGATATCATTACGTTTGAACGGACTTTTACAATAAGGGATGTTGAATTATTTACAGAGGTTTCAGGTGATGAAGGAAATCATCATATCACTCCAGATGAACAGGGAAGGCTTGTAGTTCAAGGATTATTAACATCCACTCTACCAACAAAAGTAGGTGGGGATTATAACGTATTGGCTCGTAATATGAATTTTGAGTTTGTAAGACCTGTGTTTACGGGTGATACCATCATGTGCGAAGTTACAATTGAAAGGTACGAAAAGATTGAAAGAAATAGAACATCTATAATGGCAACATTTCTATGTAGAAATCAGAATGAAAAGGAAGTGCTTAAAGGTAATTTTTCAGGTGTAATACTTTAA
- a CDS encoding TnsD family Tn7-like transposition protein, whose protein sequence is MLHWFPTPYPDELLYSVLARYHVRSGNTSPKMTTEELFEKRTVRSVWDLPANINALLRQTGSYWDAEQLINDHTMYPYYAAFLLPKQAEQVKQSMLDNKGSTIHTRIGLSASNVKLKTHLWVCRDCIKEDMDTYGETYWRRVHQAPSVFMCPKHERALEETNASIKAQNQHEYIIATPSVEGTKNNLDGLKKEEVHLLIKVAKATESLLNNIHLQKTDNTLREKYLTLLKQKGYASINGSLKRDRLYQIFGATFSERSLELLQSQVFFEESDWLTMIFQKHRKSFHPIRHLLVMLFLDTDLNHLFGEKEYLPFGKGPWLCLNVACPNHHKPVITNLTLTTCYDTRKPVGTFSCDCGFVFSRRGPDQNRENKYRIGTIKEYGHVWKERLTELVNEENYLTEIARELQADRATVKKYAAELELKVPWKLPKVKRINVNDALEDYEAQLNERKNTWLKLQEEYPEKSKTELRKMAPEVYAYLYRNNREWLNEYSPVKKRTTTPNQRVDWDKRDKEILEKVKKVIRNWDIDAEKPTKITVTSIGKKINELSLLQKKADKLPKTLEYISKVSEDTVAFQKRRVEFRIKKLKEEGNPIIEWQIYRKAGLRPTVSNEVKRLISVRVSEYETVKR, encoded by the coding sequence ATGCTGCATTGGTTTCCCACTCCGTATCCTGATGAATTGTTATACAGTGTATTGGCAAGGTATCATGTAAGGTCTGGAAATACGAGTCCCAAAATGACAACAGAAGAATTGTTTGAAAAACGGACTGTTCGGTCCGTTTGGGACTTACCAGCCAATATAAATGCTTTACTAAGACAAACGGGTTCATATTGGGATGCAGAACAATTGATTAATGATCATACGATGTACCCCTATTATGCAGCTTTTTTGCTTCCTAAGCAGGCGGAACAAGTAAAGCAGTCCATGTTGGATAATAAGGGTAGTACAATACACACCCGTATTGGTCTTTCAGCAAGCAATGTCAAATTAAAAACACACCTATGGGTGTGCCGTGATTGCATCAAAGAGGATATGGACACTTATGGTGAAACGTATTGGCGTAGGGTTCATCAAGCTCCTAGCGTTTTTATGTGTCCTAAACACGAAAGGGCATTGGAAGAAACAAATGCTTCAATAAAAGCACAAAATCAACATGAATATATCATCGCGACTCCATCTGTTGAAGGAACAAAGAATAATCTTGATGGACTAAAGAAAGAAGAGGTGCATTTGCTCATAAAAGTTGCCAAAGCAACCGAATCTCTCCTAAATAATATCCATCTCCAAAAGACTGATAATACGCTTCGGGAAAAATACCTGACCCTTTTAAAACAAAAGGGATATGCAAGTATCAACGGGTCTTTAAAAAGGGACAGGTTATACCAGATTTTTGGAGCAACATTCTCCGAACGCAGTTTAGAATTATTGCAGTCACAAGTATTTTTTGAAGAATCCGATTGGTTAACGATGATCTTTCAAAAACACCGCAAGTCCTTTCATCCGATTCGCCATCTTTTAGTAATGTTGTTTTTGGATACTGATTTAAATCATTTATTTGGTGAAAAGGAGTATCTTCCATTTGGAAAGGGACCTTGGTTATGTCTTAATGTTGCTTGTCCCAATCATCATAAGCCAGTCATAACAAATCTAACTTTAACCACTTGTTATGATACAAGGAAACCAGTTGGAACATTCAGTTGTGATTGTGGTTTTGTTTTTTCGAGGAGAGGACCTGACCAAAACAGAGAAAACAAGTATCGTATCGGTACGATAAAAGAATATGGTCATGTTTGGAAAGAAAGACTGACTGAATTGGTTAACGAAGAGAATTACCTTACAGAAATAGCAAGAGAATTGCAGGCAGATCGTGCGACAGTCAAAAAATACGCTGCTGAGCTGGAATTAAAAGTACCATGGAAGTTGCCGAAAGTTAAAAGGATAAACGTAAACGATGCTTTGGAAGATTATGAAGCACAATTAAATGAAAGAAAAAACACATGGCTGAAACTTCAGGAGGAATACCCTGAAAAGTCAAAAACGGAACTGAGGAAGATGGCTCCTGAAGTATATGCCTATTTGTATCGGAACAATCGCGAATGGCTTAATGAATACTCTCCTGTAAAGAAGAGAACAACAACTCCCAATCAACGTGTCGATTGGGACAAACGAGATAAAGAAATATTGGAAAAAGTGAAGAAAGTTATCCGAAATTGGGATATTGATGCTGAAAAGCCAACGAAGATTACGGTAACTTCTATCGGTAAAAAAATAAACGAATTATCGTTATTACAGAAGAAAGCGGATAAGCTCCCTAAAACATTGGAGTATATAAGTAAAGTATCAGAAGATACGGTTGCATTCCAAAAGAGAAGGGTTGAATTCAGAATCAAGAAATTAAAAGAAGAGGGAAATCCAATCATTGAATGGCAGATTTACAGAAAAGCAGGACTTCGACCGACCGTTTCAAACGAAGTTAAAAGGTTAATTTCAGTAAGAGTTTCAGAGTATGAGACGGTTAAAAGATAA
- a CDS encoding ATP-binding protein → MQELAASDTPILHGEVIVNAIYSDQIVQDYESNPLIEALPPIFTEDDVIEQISVFPRFDEKERTLNASYRFHCVQRLFQYFQPFENHLDLEQRISRAIRQGYLHRSPIRKEEVMRVHESYQAIKEGRFLKDYQTEAKRTAAGFTIIGLSGIGKSTAIERVLSFYPQLIKHHEYQGKPFIYTQISWMKLDCPFDGSLKGLCMSFFSELDRLLGSNYLNKFGAQKNTTDLMLQRMAHLSSLHGIGLLIIDEVQHLSLSKSGGSDKMLNFFVTLVNTIGIPVLMVGTNKAISILQSEFRQARRGSGQGDMVWSQMPQDDSWDLFVEGMWEYQWTTNYTSLSSEFSELLYDESQGIIDIAVKLFMLSQVRAIATGEERITKQIIKQVARDSLRLVRPMLEALRSGIPSEIAKYEDIRPIDMDEEIEKYKASIDLHEKVRIQKKIQDQKRQKKEQSLLEEVTLQLLSMDFDPNEVQTAIRNVFEKFGEDIEKSMVIKEVVKLLIEKDERKVVSKNKKKKTMSSDVNYLGRLMQEARQKKKSVHEWFLEKNIVKQPLDEFWEDEEHAALVSHSVS, encoded by the coding sequence ATGCAAGAACTAGCAGCGAGTGACACACCTATTTTGCATGGTGAAGTAATAGTTAATGCTATTTACAGCGACCAGATTGTTCAAGATTATGAATCAAATCCATTGATTGAAGCACTTCCTCCAATTTTTACAGAGGACGATGTGATTGAGCAAATTTCAGTGTTTCCTCGATTTGATGAAAAAGAACGAACCTTAAATGCTAGTTATCGGTTTCATTGTGTACAGAGATTATTTCAATACTTCCAGCCATTTGAAAACCATCTGGATCTTGAACAACGAATTTCTAGAGCAATTCGTCAAGGATACCTCCACAGAAGTCCGATAAGAAAGGAAGAAGTCATGAGGGTCCATGAAAGTTATCAAGCGATAAAAGAAGGAAGATTTTTAAAGGATTATCAAACAGAAGCAAAACGGACAGCAGCTGGATTTACGATTATCGGTCTTTCTGGTATTGGAAAATCGACCGCAATCGAAAGAGTGCTGTCATTTTATCCTCAACTCATCAAGCATCATGAGTACCAAGGAAAACCCTTTATTTATACTCAGATAAGTTGGATGAAACTAGATTGCCCATTTGATGGTTCACTGAAAGGGTTATGTATGAGTTTTTTCTCAGAGCTTGATCGATTATTAGGGTCCAACTATTTAAACAAATTTGGAGCACAAAAAAACACAACGGACTTGATGTTACAACGAATGGCTCATTTATCTAGTCTTCACGGAATTGGTTTACTCATTATCGATGAAGTCCAGCACCTTAGCCTTAGTAAAAGTGGGGGTTCGGATAAAATGCTGAACTTTTTCGTCACATTAGTTAACACAATAGGGATTCCCGTTTTGATGGTCGGAACCAATAAAGCCATTTCGATTTTGCAAAGCGAATTTCGGCAAGCAAGACGCGGAAGTGGGCAAGGAGATATGGTTTGGTCTCAGATGCCACAAGATGACTCGTGGGATTTATTCGTGGAAGGTATGTGGGAGTATCAGTGGACAACCAATTATACCTCCCTTTCAAGTGAATTTAGTGAGTTACTTTATGATGAAAGCCAAGGGATTATCGACATTGCCGTCAAACTCTTCATGCTCTCACAGGTAAGAGCGATTGCAACAGGGGAAGAAAGGATAACCAAACAAATCATCAAACAAGTGGCAAGAGATAGCTTGAGGTTGGTTCGACCAATGTTAGAAGCATTAAGGTCAGGAATCCCAAGTGAAATTGCCAAATATGAGGATATTCGTCCCATTGATATGGATGAAGAAATTGAAAAATATAAAGCCTCCATTGATTTGCATGAAAAGGTTCGTATTCAAAAGAAGATACAAGATCAAAAACGTCAAAAAAAGGAGCAATCTCTTTTAGAAGAGGTTACCTTACAACTTTTGTCCATGGATTTTGACCCAAATGAAGTACAAACCGCCATTAGAAATGTCTTTGAAAAATTTGGTGAAGACATTGAAAAGTCAATGGTGATAAAAGAAGTGGTAAAACTTCTTATTGAAAAGGATGAAAGGAAAGTAGTGAGCAAGAACAAGAAAAAGAAAACCATGTCTAGTGATGTAAATTATTTAGGTCGTTTGATGCAAGAAGCAAGGCAGAAGAAAAAATCAGTACACGAGTGGTTTCTCGAAAAAAATATTGTTAAACAACCATTAGATGAATTCTGGGAGGATGAAGAACATGCTGCATTGGTTTCCCACTCCGTATCCTGA
- a CDS encoding Mu transposase C-terminal domain-containing protein, with amino-acid sequence MFIINDIISIEEANGEKHLERIVWIDEGNIICYTINIVIEKALPIKRKISDLEQLHAEELISIVDKEPYGFVYQSEEQLSEHNKLLRDERWKCIENLVLQEPAIYESEKRGPLIKATMERTGKTKRLLYKYLTQFWQRGKTKNALLPDYKNSGGKGKDKEFTVKTGRPRKFGSIIGKGIVINDEIKRIFEVSVKRFYHNVRKNPLATTYDLMLKTFFVADYRYENGVKKPILLDQDNLPTLRQFRFWYEKTYKSEEKLRKRKGNRKYELEDRAVLGTSVGELYGPGTKYQIDATIADVYIVSSFNRNWIIGRPVIYVVIDVFSRMVVGLYVGLEGPSWYGAMMALSNTASDKVSYCKQYGIDITKEEWNCHYLPQTLLADRGELEGYNVERLISAFNMKVENTPPYRADWKGIVEQHFKTIHTKVKPFIPGFVDVDVKVRGDRDYRLDATLTLEEFTSVIIHCVLHHNNHHWLKNYNQDEMIIQDEVSLIPRELWNWGIKNRSGKLRSYSEDIVKLHLLPTANARVTYKGIEFKKMRFSSETALKENWFGEARQKSWKIPICYDPRNMSHIYLPSEDGRGYEVATLLVHHKKYSGKTIEEVEYYFAYELLKQQEFAHEEIQQKSDLTSDIEHIVQKAKKSLGAEKVEMSNNQKVKGIRGNRSMEKEAKRKEEAFLLADTNQFTQQNVSEGKVEETLPKQGTSRMELLRRNQKEKLKHARTSSE; translated from the coding sequence ATGTTTATTATAAATGACATTATCAGTATTGAAGAAGCGAACGGCGAAAAACACTTGGAACGTATCGTTTGGATTGATGAAGGTAACATAATTTGTTACACCATCAACATTGTAATAGAAAAAGCATTACCGATCAAACGGAAAATCTCCGATCTGGAACAACTACACGCTGAGGAGTTAATATCGATTGTTGATAAAGAACCTTATGGCTTTGTCTATCAATCCGAAGAACAACTCTCTGAGCATAATAAACTGTTGAGAGATGAACGCTGGAAATGTATTGAAAATTTAGTTCTACAAGAACCAGCAATTTATGAGAGTGAAAAAAGAGGTCCACTTATAAAAGCGACGATGGAAAGGACAGGAAAGACCAAGCGTTTACTGTATAAATATTTGACTCAATTTTGGCAAAGAGGAAAAACGAAGAATGCTTTGCTACCCGACTATAAAAATTCTGGAGGAAAGGGAAAGGATAAAGAGTTTACTGTCAAGACGGGACGACCAAGGAAGTTCGGGTCAATAATTGGTAAAGGCATTGTCATAAATGATGAAATCAAAAGGATTTTTGAGGTAAGTGTTAAGAGATTTTATCATAACGTAAGGAAGAATCCTCTGGCAACGACTTATGACTTGATGCTGAAGACCTTTTTTGTTGCAGATTATCGTTATGAAAATGGTGTGAAAAAACCAATTCTCCTCGATCAGGATAATCTCCCGACATTAAGGCAGTTCCGATTTTGGTATGAAAAGACTTATAAATCCGAAGAAAAACTTCGAAAAAGAAAAGGTAATCGGAAATATGAATTAGAGGATCGGGCAGTGTTAGGAACATCTGTTGGTGAACTCTATGGTCCAGGGACAAAATATCAAATTGATGCAACAATTGCAGATGTTTATATTGTTAGTTCTTTTAATCGAAACTGGATCATTGGTCGTCCTGTCATTTATGTAGTAATCGATGTTTTTAGCCGTATGGTCGTTGGATTGTATGTAGGGCTGGAAGGACCCTCATGGTATGGTGCAATGATGGCTCTTTCCAACACAGCTAGTGATAAAGTTTCCTATTGCAAGCAATACGGTATTGATATAACAAAAGAAGAGTGGAATTGTCATTACCTTCCTCAAACACTATTAGCAGACCGAGGAGAATTAGAGGGTTACAATGTTGAGCGGCTTATTTCTGCTTTTAATATGAAAGTAGAAAATACTCCTCCATATCGAGCGGATTGGAAAGGAATTGTTGAGCAACATTTTAAAACCATTCATACCAAAGTCAAACCATTTATTCCTGGCTTTGTAGATGTGGATGTTAAGGTGCGAGGTGATCGGGATTATCGATTAGATGCAACCTTAACATTAGAGGAATTTACGAGTGTCATCATCCATTGTGTACTCCACCATAATAATCATCATTGGCTGAAGAACTACAATCAAGATGAAATGATAATTCAAGATGAGGTTTCACTTATTCCCCGCGAATTATGGAATTGGGGTATTAAGAATCGTTCGGGTAAACTTCGCTCCTATTCTGAAGATATTGTGAAACTCCATCTTCTACCAACGGCAAATGCTAGAGTAACCTATAAAGGAATCGAGTTTAAGAAAATGCGTTTCAGTAGCGAAACCGCTTTAAAAGAAAATTGGTTTGGGGAAGCAAGACAAAAGAGCTGGAAAATCCCTATTTGCTATGATCCGCGGAACATGTCACACATTTATTTGCCTAGCGAAGACGGTAGGGGTTACGAAGTTGCAACCTTACTAGTTCATCATAAGAAATACAGTGGTAAAACAATCGAAGAAGTAGAGTATTACTTTGCTTACGAATTGTTAAAACAACAAGAATTTGCCCATGAAGAAATCCAACAGAAATCAGATTTAACAAGCGACATCGAACACATTGTCCAAAAGGCGAAGAAATCTTTGGGTGCGGAAAAAGTAGAAATGAGCAACAACCAAAAGGTAAAAGGCATTCGCGGAAATCGCTCGATGGAAAAAGAAGCAAAACGGAAAGAGGAAGCCTTTCTTTTGGCAGATACCAATCAGTTCACTCAACAGAATGTATCAGAAGGAAAAGTCGAAGAAACACTTCCAAAACAAGGTACTTCTAGGATGGAGTTATTACGTCGAAACCAAAAGGAGAAGTTGAAGCATGCAAGAACTAGCAGCGAGTGA